The Bradysia coprophila strain Holo2 chromosome X, BU_Bcop_v1, whole genome shotgun sequence genomic interval TATTGGATGTTCTACGTTTGATCGACCGACCCTGTCACACAGGTCCGAGCAAACAGATGAACTTTCGATCGTTTCATTTCGATTGGAAATCTACTCACTCAATAGAAAAATCATGCTTGAAGCTTGAGCGTGGCATGATATAACACTTAACGGCTATAGTCTTTAAGTCGAATTTTAttataacaaaattgaaaataaaaatttcgaagaaTTCTGCACCACATAATCAAATATCATTTTATTCcatatttgtacattttaGTGATTTCAAGGGGCTGGCGTAACATAGCCTTCACAGCATGGATCACCTCGGTGTCTGTTATAACGCCACCCACGGTTACAGCAATACGGCTTTCGAGATCTAGGAAGCCCACAACAATTTCTGCTTGTGCGTTTCTCACGTAAAATCGGTGGGTAGTTTATTGGAGCATAACTCATCTCTTCACTAACGGAATATGCCATAGTAGTAAATACTACGAAAAATAATGCAATCAGATACATTGTATTAgctaaaaagtaaaaacaatagtcaaaactcaatttaaattaaactcTCGCCCCAGGTTAAATACCTGGGAGTGACGCTTGATAGCAAACTTAACTGGATTGCTCACGTCAAGGACAAAACGCAGAAGGCTTTGACGGCTTTTTGGATCTGTAAGAACTCCTTCGGGAGGAATTGGGGTCTGCCGTCGAAGGCTATTCTGTGGCTCTATGAGGCCGTCATCAGACCCATGATATGTCATGGGTCGGTGGTGTGGTGGCCGAGACTAGACATAGAGAGAGCGCGGAAAGAGCTAGGGGAAATTCAAAGGCTAGTGTGCATTTGCATAACTGGAGCTATGAAGACCACAGCTACCGCGGCCATGGAGACACTGCTGAATGTACCACCGCTCGACCTGATAATTCAGGCTAGAGCCTTCGCCACGGCGGATCGGTTGGTGCAAAATGGCTTGTGGACTTCTAACTTCCGGGCAGGGCATGGGAAAATATGTGGCGTGGTAGAAAGCCCAGTTTTCGGCATGCCCAGAGACCGGATGACACCGGTGATTGACTTCACGAAGCGATTCGACGCTACCTTCTTAGGCAGAGCAGACTGGCTTAACGGCTGGCCTACTGGCCTATCAAGGGGAAGTAAAGTCAGATTCACTGACGGTTCGAAAACTCCAAATGGAACAGGAGCTGGAGTGTATGCCCCCGAAACGGGGCTAGGCAATTCCTTCCACCTGGGAGAGATCGCCAGCGTACCTCAGGCGGAGCTTTATGCGGCACTAATGGGAGCACATGAAACTCTGCCTATAGGGACGCAAGGCGAAGAGGTCCTTATATGTCTTGACAATATAGGAATGATCAAGGCACTCGTATCGCCCGTAGTCACCTCCAAGCTGGTGAAGGAATGTAAGGAATACCTGAACCTTCTTGGTCTGAGCAATCGGATCAATTTGGTCTGGGTACCAGGACATTCCGGCGTGGAGGGAAATGAGGAAGCAGATAAGCTGGCCAAAGAAGGCTCGGCGGCTCAGGCAAACGGGCCAGAACCGTACCTTCCGATTCCCCAGTCAGAGTGTAAAAGAGCACTGGAAGACTGGGTTAAGCGTAAACACGCAGAACGCTGGGAAGCGTATAACGGAGGCGTTCACACGAAATGCTTCTTCCCTAAGCCTAACAAAAAATGGGCCAAAGATTTGCTCAAAATGGATCGAAATCGCATTAGAAGAGTAGTAGGAGCGATTACGGGACATTGCGGGCTGAATCGGCACATGAATAAGTTGAGGCTTTCGGACACTCCGAGATGTTCCTGCGACctagaagaagaaacgggtGCACACTTGATATGTGACTGccccaaatttcttcaactaagaCGCAGGATGCTCGGAGACTACGAGGTGGTTCCTTCGGAAATTGCTGCAATAGGACCTGACATCTTAGACAGGTTCCTATCGGCAACAGGAAGGCTACCATGATTTACATGATGACCGGGAatggaaacaaaggatcaacagatctgtgtttcgagatcttaaatgatcgtcccaaactgataaatctaaaaaactCTCGCAAAATGCTACTTGCTCATTGTTGTCCGCTTCGCTCTTCGCGACTCTTGTTGTGCACTTGAGGACGgataaaatgtaatgaaattaAGCAAGAGACAGCGAACATGAAAATTTCTGGAATATATCACATCGTTCAACGTCTTTTAATCTGTTATTTAAACGGAAGACCGATAAggtttttgcattttcttctCATTTTGGCGACtaacaatattttgataaaaattattcaGAAACTTCTACATTTTCAATGATGCGATATTTTGTGAGTATTTACGTAAGTTTGCTTTTGTTACATGGccaatttttggtaatttaattCCGTACAAATCtccaaaattccaaaaaattctaaaaaaatccttcaaatcattttttaaaatttttaggaaCTATAAGAACTTTACAGAATTAAATTACAGAAAATATGTCCTGTTTTGTAGTCTTTGTCATCTGGCTCAATTCGAATAAGCAACGACACCGTGGGAGGTAATCAGGACTTTTTGATAAAGTAGCAATAATAGTAGATTCGCATTAGACCTTGGAAAATAGTGAAACAGTCACTCGAGTAAACCCATTTTCCATTATAATCCTACAGATACGTACGTAAGCTATTTATCTCGACAAAGTATATCAGCATGGAATTTATCTCCTTATGGAAACACTGCGTTGAGTAAAAACTTCTGTCAAACTTTGTTTTGTTCTTTTATTGCTTTATTGAGTAAAATACATAACGTTTCTGTGGAATAATTTGGTTATCCACTCGGGGGATTGTATCTCGAGCAAAAAGCGAAGGCAAATCTTCCCCCTCGCAGATAATCAAATTCTTCCACTGCTGATGTGTAATTTGTTATATCACCCAAAATAAGTTTGCAGAGAGCACAATATACGCTCCTTCAATAGAGTGAAAGTACATTGGCGTAACATAAGAGTTGATAATATGAATTTATGTAAACTTAAGAGTCTAATAAAGTACGTCATTGTTAAGTATGCGATTCGATTTGAGATCGAAATATTTGGcaaataaattggtttttctgaGCTATTCCGAGTTTCAACTTTAAATGTTAAGTATGCCCAAGGTATTCCTAAGACTTCACTCCTATGtatgagaaaaagaaaatattattcctTAAGTAAGACGTTACGTACTTTATGTAAATTAGTTAGTCGATCAAGGCCTATTTCaggcaaataaattttcaaaatcttccaaaatttttccaatttcagcGAAATTTCAGAAACTTTAGGAAatcttggaaaatttttgcatggaattttgaaaaccgacaccttttgtgtgttttacttgagtttttgatttctccaaATACATGccaaattcacacaaaaaaccagtgaaccacaaaacagaaaaagacTTTTTCGAGTAATCAGCATTAACCTTAAGCTTTTACCTTTGAGAAAAGGCTAATCATCATCTGTTCACGACACCAACGATAAAAATTAGCAATACCTTCCACGTAATGCGGatttatatagtaaaacgtacaataaaaacaaatgaagtaaaagattttgtatcgatCACTAGCGGTGGtggtttaaacaaaagaagtagcagatttaatgattatatAGCTACACGTCTCccgtttttaaaatgttaagtTCTAGTGATCCGTTttaaaaaataacaacaaaaactaaCTAACTTCATTTCATTATGTATAtcaaacaagttttttttttctttttgtaaattctTTCGGTATTCGCCATATAAAGTAGTGATGAAAATATCCTCATGATACATCAAAATATCTCCGTAACAAAAGCACAACCAATTAATTTTGCATACCAAGGAGCGAAAGAAGCAAGTTTCAtctctcacttcgctcaccaAAAGTCGGAAAACGTACTTTTGCTTCCGTGGGCATGTAAACTGAAAAACATAACAGATACAGGAGGTTGGTATATTTGGACGAATGTGAAGGCTAGGACTGCAATAACGCTCGTCAAAAACACTTTCTCTTTGTCATGCCAATATCTATTATAATCCATTAGATCGTATGCTAATATGGAAACTATTTTACATCAGACTCTATACGTATAGTTACCGTGGATCCAAAGGTGCAgttcattaattaaaatttcaatgatttttgaatgaatattgTTTTGAGCGCGAAAACTCTCTGACACATTGTTGACAATAATACTCTGTCTCGTATAAATTACATGACAATGTGCATATGATTATCCTTGTTGCTTagtaatattttgtgaaagcCTATATTAACAATGTAGACTCTACGTAATATGCCAACCATCATCCCATATGACAAAGAATTGACCTATTTATAAGTTTCTGACACGAATGGTTCGTACAcggaacaaataaaactaaaaatagaATGTCAGGAGTGAAGAACAGGAAAAGTGTTTGTCGAAAACGTAAGCTTTAAACATAAACGTGTATGGTAAATATACTTTCCGTATAATATTCAAGATACTTATAATATATATCCGAAATGGTATTCGGAAAATTATtctgcatttttatttgagtCACGTTTATATTAGGAAAATGcaacaaatataaaaatgcTTTGCGTGACAAAGTAGAACTTTTATTAATACGTTTCATGAAGGGTGCTGAGCTGAGCTGACTTTTAAAATATATACAAAAGTAATGAATTAACTATAAAGCGTTGCCAGAAAATATCGagagggagagagagagaagaaaataatcgataattcgaatggaaattgaacaaaaagcACAAATAATTTGTCGGTTCCATGCAATTTGGTACATTCAAATGCAGGCCACCATATAGTGGGCTCCATATACAATGTATTCATATATGACACCCAATATATTGTGAACGTTCTGATCGATCATAATCTGTGAAGTGATTGACACAAAATCAATGAATCGGCTACACGTTCAAATAGACTCATCAATTGCTATCTATTATAAGAACCCGTTAAATCATCATTTAAAATGTACCAATTTGGTAGAGCGGACTTTGATTTTATAAATTGTTGCTAGGGAGTCTGATGCTTTCACATTTCATTGGACAGTATGAGTCATTTATatggcgaaaaaaaattaagctCGAGCATTGTCATTACATTGAATTGTAGGTATGGAAGTTCCTAAAACGTTTATCATAAAAGTGTCATAAAACGTCTTATCAATCCGCGTTATCCGTCCCCTCGAAATGGTTATGAATTAATTGCAATGGCATAACAAAAATCCAACAATCTAGCCCCTGACTAGTACAATTACCGTACAAAACAATGGCACAATTAACGCATGCATTGTATGCATGATTGTAACGATATGAATCAATGTAGATCTGAAAATGTCAATGCCGATAGATTTAAAAAGTAATGCCAACGACCATGTTCAATGAAAATCGCTGtacatcaaaatgaatttacacGTCGGTCTAtattgtgtatatatatatggtaCAGCATTTAGAAGTACCCCCCGACAAGttgataaattatattttgccAATTCAATTATCATTTCGGAAGaccacattttcatttccatacatcGTAGCCATTTAAATGTAACGGTGATGAGTTCGTTTCCCGTTTTTAAATCCGCCTCTTTTATACTCCCAACTCAAATGTATAACTGACTCGCACACCAGTTGTCTATAGATATAATAACATTGTGGTGTTTCGGGTATATAGTCTATATATAGCAATATGGACATATACACATGACTCATAGTGTTATTTTATGCTATGTGAACATTGGAGTGGTTGTTTTTGAGGTGTttgaattgcaaaaaaaaataatgaaattgttcTTTTGCTACATAGAAAACTTTGACATTGCTCGCGGTGTTTTTGTGTTATCGTGACGATGCTTGgatgttaatttttttgaatctgAAATAACTAAGCCGTTGAAATAATAAGATTGCAATCTTATTGTTAGACCATTTGGGTACGCGGCCAATTCCGTGTTCACAATTATAATTATGAATGACTGAAACGAGAAAGGTACATGTGGAGACGGAGACAAAGGGTTTGCTAAAAAGATACTGTCTTTGCATTTACTTTACTTTGCAGACAGTGATGAAAAAATGGAGCTACGACCCTTCGGTtaatgtgaatttttgtaacGAAAAGTATGCTAAAaggaatgaagtaaaagattttgtgtcaaacacTAGgcgatactttgaacaaaataaggAAAAGATTCAATGCATTTTTGCTGTTCATAAAAGTTATTACAGTCACTTTATCAATTAATCGTCACCCTTAAATAGGGAATGCCTAGACAAGCATTTGAAGATTGTGCTATGTAACGCtctatttcacaaaaatttcgtttgagATCCGATCAAAATTGGGCACTTCATTGGTTACACTGGTTCATTGGTTTCTTATTGCTCTAAATCaggatttcaaaaaaaaatatcgaatctATTCGCCAATTCAGAAATCGGTGAAGATTCCGCAAAAGAGCGCTTTGATAGATTGTGTGATATTACGTGAATCCATTCCAGAAGCTTACGAGGTAAAGAGGTatggggccgttcataaattacgtaacgcaaaaatcaacatttttcagaccccccccccgggtctgtaacgctaaaagggtcaagtttgacccaattttgttagaaccgtaacgcttgcctcatacccccccctcccccctctagcgttacgtaatttatgaacggcccctatgGATTGCAcggccaaaataaaaattcaaaaactgtGGAATGGACCCTTTCATCTGACACTCCTCCATGTCAAGTATACATGTTTTGAATACTCCCATCCTCCTATTGTTTATTTCCCgacttacaaaagaaaatgaaagtttGCAAAGAAGAAATTCATATCGACGCAAATTTTCCGTGAAGTTTGTATTTGCAACCAGAAACGttggaaaattaaatcttGCGCCTTGAATGTTAATAATGGCTTTTGTCGAATATGTCTACTACTTTTCGATATTTCCGacaatttgatatttgattttgtacaaaactgaCTGAAAATAACACGCTTCGATTCATTCAAGGGCAGTTGTCAGTCGTCAtgtgttaaaatgaaatttcttttatccACGAAAAATATAATCAGAATATACAGTCACGGTAGCATGTAATGTTAATCAAGTTAACCGTGCCTGACTAAGAATACTTTCTAACACCCACATAGATGGTAATAGTAATAATGTAGAAAGCCGCCCACTATAAGAAACGTATCTGGTTATCTTCCCTCTGCAAAAACATTCCACATTCCACCCAAACTCTAATTGAATACAAACACAAAGGAAAATCATCGCCACCAGCGACTTTCTTCAATTGATCGATGCAgtcaaaatattgtcaacATTTGCCATCTTCGTGTAACCAAGTGACTAAAAATATGTATAAAACACGAAAGACGGTGCATATTATAGTGAGAGAAACCGTGAGCAATATACAGATTgtataagtaaaaaaaattcggttgTATCATCGTCTGTTGGAACTTTTCGGGACAGACAACGTCAAACAAAGAGATTTTAATGATTGCATgcaaaaaagaataaaattgtCTAAATAAAGGTATCTTTGTTGACATTTTAGCTCTGCGACAACACAAACAACATAATTTCGTAAACAGCGATATTTCACTTGACCTTTTCGGTCCACATACCGAACCAAAAACTACACAAACAATCACCGAAAAAACACATTACCTTCATTTTCTTCGTCAATTTTCAATGCCTTTGAGATGTATTCAAAAGCTCTGCGATGATGATGCTTTTGTTTGGCTAACAATGGATCGCCCGGTCCTGGTCCCACTTTCGGTACGGACATTTCATTTACTTCAGCAGTCTTTGTCGCACTGACCACAATCTCAAGATCTTTCTTCCGATATGGCCGATAGACTACCCGATAACTGGTCGTAAAAATATATctaaaaattacaaacaacTGATACAAAATGGAACgtaaaatgttgaataaacAAATGATGGGAAACGAAACGatgtaaatgttttgtttatgtATGTTGGCGGACGACGTTCGCGGCAGATCTTGGTCGGGTGTTAAGTCATTGGATGTGTTTTCACTAGTTTCACCATTTTTACCAGATGATTTTTTCACTGGTGACTTTCCGGAACTTATGCTCGGACTTTTATTTCGAACCATACGATGTAATTTTGAACCCCGCACGAAATGTGTGGGGTTGGTCGAACTAATATAATCTAACTAACTATTAACCGCGCGCGACCTATCGATTTTATGTATTGACGATGACGAAAATGATATAAACTGAATGGTCTGTCTAGAGTGTGTTTcgcgtaaaaataaaaaagtcaaAATCTCTGCTTCGCGCACACCAAAACCTCACGAATATTTGAGACGAACTAAAGTTTAAATGGCATCTTTAGGTGTCGCAATTTATGATATACGACGAATTCCACGCGTGGTGTGTATGTTTTTTCATACATCACTCGATTGGAAAATGCGGCTGCGCGTACTATGACGGTTCTCTTGGAGTAAAACGTAGCGCTACGAATTATGGGATGTAAAATTATGCATAAACAAATACTCTACAGACTTCATTGATGATTATCACTCATCCCGCATAGACACTAGTTCTATATCACTAAATCACTGATAAAAGTATTTCTTTTTCAGTTTTGCATGGAATTCATTCTATACAAAATTGACAGTCAAGTAAATGTCAAGTGAAACGTCAAATATCGCACATGCATTTTATCACACATGCAGGGAAGTTGTTAGTTTATTTAGTAAATAAAAGCGATGTCTTCGAGCTCAGAATCAAACAACGAGGATGTTCCAAATGAGGAAAGCAGCCACGACGAAGAATCCGACGATGAAAGAGTAATGCAGTAAGTTGTCGATTGAGACCAATTTGTTGTGAcgattgatttcaatttcagTTGAAAATACGTGAGGAACTGAGCTCAATGTCTTTCGAAAATCTGATCAAACTCAAGGAGAAACTTGGATCCAAAGTGTACAATGAGACTGTGTTCGGAGGCACGGAACGTGTCAAAAAATCGGTAAAAAAGGAGTTTAAacgcgaaaataaaaatcgtccaCGAGAAATGACCTCCAAGCGACCAGTGCCCCTGCTCGGAAATGAGAAAATCAAAGCAAAGGCATCGACTCGCACAGTTAGCGATCCTCGGTTCGATCCGAATTGCGGAGAATTCAATGCGACAAAGTTCAGAGagaattttagttttgttgCCGATATTAAGGCCAAGGAATTGAGCGAACTGAAGGCTCAACTCAAGGAGAGTACAGATCCGAAGGaagtgaaaaaattgaaatatttaattcagcGGATGCAGAACCAAAATTTGGaggaaaagaaacgaaaagacCGAGAACATCTGTTGGACGAGGAGAAACAGGAGATTAAACGGGCGAAAACGGAAATGAAAATGCCACTCTACAGCAGTACCAGTAAGTTCTTTCTATCTATTTTAAACGCATTCCCAATGAACAATCTCATTTAACgttcgtttcatttttcagAGGAACGAAAAGCTCGTCAGCTGGTCTCACAGTATATGGAATTGAAAGATTCTGGCAAACTGGACAAACACTTGGAAAAACGCCGCAAAAAGAATTTGGCCAGAGACAGAAAGAAAGTCGATTTCGattaaagtttcattttactCCAATTCTATTGTCGTTACTACTTAAACATCTAGCAATTATCCCGTTCGTAACATTTTCGCGTCACGAGCTTCTTGAAGTTCTCTTCGTTGATTTTCCACTATGATTTTCCGTTCttccaaaaattgatggtaTTCCTCCGGATCTAGGCGATCGACTATTTCAATGCCGCAGCTTCGCGCTACACCAACCAACATTTCGCACATTTGCTGCataaaagaaacaatttttgttattctgACCATCGAACAGAATCGCATGAATTTACCTGTAATGTGAGCAAAGCATTCGGAGGATCTGCCAATTTGATTTTcgcaatttcatacaaatgttTCCTGGTAATCCTTCCCGAAACTTCTTTTCCAGGATTCATGGCAGCACGTTGAATGCCAGCGGcttgtttcaataaaaatgtagcCGGTGGTGAATGTATGACCAGTTCATATGACTTTTCCGCTGCTTTTGGAGTGATACGGCATGGCAGAGGAATTCCTTCTCTGATATCCTTTGTGCGTTGATTGAAGTCCTTACAGAATGCTGCTATGTTTATGCCCCTTTGTCCTAACATCGGTCCGAGTGGTGGACCAGCGAGTGCCATTCCTGCTGGGATATTTGTATTGAGTTTTGAACTGTGGTCAACCTTTCCGACAGCTTTCCGCAACACTCGACCCACTTGTTTAGACATTTTAACGAGACTGTCTGCAGTTTACACTCAAATCAACATTAATTCGCTTTTATTGCAGTCTTATTTTAGGGTTACTTTTCAGTCGTTTTCCTCTTCTTcatgaaagtaaatgtcatGTGAGGTTCTCAATGCACATATTACTGACAATGTGGCGGATTTTTCGAATGTTTTTAAGTAGAGAGTGGTGAAGGAtactagatttagttttttatggaaggtaattgaataccgaaaagaacgtgccgaaaaaagttttaaatttgggtccttggactaaggccgctactcggccctaagtgttttttgcatataaatcgagtaaatatcatccgagtttgctaatttttgtttcatttgagagataattgaatgccgaatagaatgatggcgaaaaaagtttcaaatttggacccttggactaagggtactactcggccctaagtgttttttttgcacaaatcgagtaaatctcatccgattttgctagtttttgtttcgtttgagaaataattcccttgactgaaagtcatggatcttatggatgataaacaccctaaaatgtttgtcacacaatgtttaCTACTATGATTGGaaatgcatgaatgtatgaccaaaaaccttaaatacagaaaatgtttgtcacactttgatgattccttgataacacgataacttgaataattctcaacggatttccaaaaacttttttttaatcgacggggaattgaattcctgaggtaaagttcgaagatgggctatgacggtagggtgatcttagagatattcccaaaagaattctGGTCTCGtcccttgataacacgataaatCGAGTAgttttcaacggatttccaaaaacttttttttatttcacggggaattaaattcctcaggttaagttcgaagatgggtcgtaacggatgggtgatcttagagatattcccaaaggaatttttgtcttgtcgcttgattccacgataactcgagtagtgttcgatggatttccaaaaacttttttttattttacggggaattaaattcctcaggttaagttcgaagatgggtcgtaacggatgggtgatcttagagatattcccaaagaaatttttgtcttgtttcttgattccacgataactcgagtagtgttcgatggatttccaaaaactttgttttaatcgacggggaattgaattcctgaggttaagttcgaagatggactataacagacgggtgatcttagagatattctcaaaagaatttttgtcttgtcgcttgattccacgataactcgagtagttggcgatggatttccaaaatgtttttttttaatagacagcgaattaaattgctgaggttaagttcgaagataggtcataacggacgggtgatcttagagatattcacaaaagaatttttgtctcgttcctagataacacgataacttcacgtaatcctcaacggatttcaaaaactttttttattagacggggaattccattcccgatgataagttcaaagatgggctataacaTAACGGTCGGGGGATCTGAGAGAAATTCGCCCCTTTCCAGGGTCTGTTAGCAGACAATAaaacttaagaggcatcggtggttagctaaaattgtagtatTAATCAATATAATGGAAAAACTCGCACACGTTCGGCTGGGTGTCTCTCACAGAGAGACAGTTggaaaaattgtcatcaatagtaataaattaacatataAGTTACCATTGTACTATAGCATACCACTAAAAGGTGTCAAAACATGGTCTCATTCTTAcatgtttttataaaaaaaaactttaccaGCTCTAAAAAAAGTGAGCagtgtaacgaaattttcataaactgcttaGTTTTCTCATGGTTgttcaaactgctacaaccaataccctctctagcaaacaaactacttttattcaGGAGGTaaaagaatcaagtagcctttacatgtaaattataGCGTAGTTAGTCtaaatgtagaatagtgtttgtaaaatacaaagaaataaggtgtgaatttgacacagagaattgagagtttggttgctagagagaaTATTGCTACAACCTAATCtgttttatgttgaaagctaacaattcgtggtcgttattgcagtcgtacatacttgaaaaataattctggggcatcgatgcctctttaAGTACTGAAAATACGTATGAGCCATTTTGAAGTACGTGATATGAACGAAGATTTTTATGTGGATTGAGAATCTGTGGTATTTAAGTAAATGGAATAAGGATCTCTAAGCTAAACTTTGCTACTGGACGCATACCCTTGTACTTTTATATAACTtttagagtgattttttttgctcggattacaaaaatcttcttgaAAAAAttagtcagtcagtcaagggatctgacccatccaaaagATGGGGCCTAGTTGAATACCGAGAAGAacatggcgaaaaaagtttaaaatttggtcccttggactaaggccgctactcggccctaagtgtcttttgcacataaatcgagtaaatctcatccgattttgctagtttttgtttcatttgagagataattgaatgccgaatagaatgatggcaaaaaattttgggtttctaatataatgtcgtaaattgatggttttatttgagaggtactt includes:
- the LOC119082710 gene encoding ribosomal RNA processing protein 36 homolog translates to MSSSSESNNEDVPNEESSHDEESDDERLKIREELSSMSFENLIKLKEKLGSKVYNETVFGGTERVKKSVKKEFKRENKNRPREMTSKRPVPLLGNEKIKAKASTRTVSDPRFDPNCGEFNATKFRENFSFVADIKAKELSELKAQLKESTDPKEVKKLKYLIQRMQNQNLEEKKRKDREHLLDEEKQEIKRAKTEMKMPLYSSTKERKARQLVSQYMELKDSGKLDKHLEKRRKKNLARDRKKVDFD
- the LOC119082813 gene encoding 39S ribosomal protein L11, mitochondrial, which gives rise to MSKQVGRVLRKAVGKVDHSSKLNTNIPAGMALAGPPLGPMLGQRGINIAAFCKDFNQRTKDIREGIPLPCRITPKAAEKSYELVIHSPPATFLLKQAAGIQRAAMNPGKEVSGRITRKHLYEIAKIKLADPPNALLTLQQMCEMLVGVARSCGIEIVDRLDPEEYHQFLEERKIIVENQRRELQEARDAKMLRTG